A window from Schistosoma haematobium chromosome 1, whole genome shotgun sequence encodes these proteins:
- the BRD2 gene encoding Bromodomain-containing protein 2 (EggNog:ENOG410V4G1~COG:K), translating to MSSEANLDSSNSIKSEPHAAKSHSSKITTNQLEYIKKEVVGRLFKEKIVWPFTKPVDHQRLNLPDYPKIIKHPMDLGTIKQRLNLKFYHSSSECLDDLFTMFRNCYIFNKPGDDVVAMAMKLEQIARERLKFMPTPETEICPQKTPKSIRPIGAPLQVHPVETIHTAASTNHTEGLNGSAVSVDQATLPFRPSVTSTSTKKASKKKSDSTIDELPSTPQSYDDLSRDRRQIKKPKREYEERNVGKRLRLSEALKACSNILKDISSQRYRVCVCSILSYYL from the exons ATGAGCTCTGAAGCGAATCTCGATTCTTCTAATTCCATTAAATCAGAACCTCATGCTGCTAAGTCTCATTCTTCAAAAATTACTACCAACCAGCTGGAGTATATTAAAAAAGAAGTTGTTGGGCGACTATTTAAAGAAAAGATTGTATGGCCGTTTACAAAACCAGTCGATCACCAGCGGCTAAACCTTCCA GACTATCCCAAAATAATAAAACACCCAATGGACCTTGGGACGATAAAACAGCGGCtaaatttaaaattttatcaCTCCTCTTCAGAATGTCTCGATGATCTTTTCACTATGTTCCGAAATTGTTATATATTCAACAAGCCAGGTGATGATGTAGTTGCAATGGCAATGAAGCTTGAGCAGATTGCTAGAGAACGCCTTAAATTTATGCCGACTCCTGAGACCGAAATCTGTCCACAAAAAACCCCAAAGTCTATCCGTCCTATTGGCGCTCCTTTGCAGGTCCATCCTGTCGAAACAATTCATACAGCTGCTTCAACCAACCATACTGAAGGGTTAAATGGCTCAGCTGTTTCTGTCGACCAGGCTACATTACCTTTCAGGCCATCAGTAACTTCTACATCTACCAAAAAGGCTAGTAAAAAGAAAAGTGATTCTACGATAGACGAATTGCCGTCGACTCCCCAATCATATGATGATCTATCTCGCGACCGCCGTCAAATCAAAAAGCCCAAGCGTGAATATGAAGAACGTAATGTTGGCAAACGATTGCGACTTTCCGAAGCACTGAAAGCTTGCAGTAATATTCTGAAGGATATTTCCTCTCAGAGATATCGGGTATGCGTTTGTAGCATTTTGAGCTATTATTTATAG
- the ANK2_1 gene encoding Ankyrin-2 (EggNog:ENOG410V77W~COG:I,N) — translation MSWKSLGRLLSGIKGAYNDINPATLTGAIDVIVVEQKDGSFTCGPFHVRFGKLTAFSPTDKAVEVYVNGEFVDFLQMSLGSAGDAYFVDSSGSTTDEFLTADPNDCPGFTYDDPWSEIPVRRHSRKVRRDSAMSEPGTESNSIKEDIDELCGTSYEVSSDCEASSDRLRDSRKCRNSVGDKFGSDSQLDESLKDTVSNYSYDWNLTKYQPRGSSSCVVKDVTKSDVQDPHLKNFTHEKEVYLEELVTSEVDQNIKEVYIYPPSHGNFPSQCQGSCNTTDSNCVDYGYRSDNEHSPRSMSPIHPYDLSLRLSLCGGLSSDNPCSEGKFVEHIVSYEEFIRDPNTILSNPNLVVYFNGRYCNWQVTAPSIVSLLAFQTQLPYLTLQKLENQYLPKKQSRRTSWFSWGASQTRTVATNSVIPAKEVDNVEEKRLDSSSQPPQVHTTHRVTKINRLSSSEVSRLKLKPGRNDIEFRVTTKYQGTCTCSASIYYWHWYDKIVVSDVDGTITRSDLLGHLLPMVGRDWTHSGVARLYNRVKNNGYQFLYLSARALGQAGITRSYLRQVVQDSSSRLPDGPILLSPNSLLHAFHQEVIINKPEVFKTKCLQDVCCLFPKGSSPLYAGFGNKVNDVFAYQKAGIELCRIFTVNPRGEVRNEYQSLRSTSYHELGDLVDLHFPPLCKYQTTHIPHPVDYHSSCVIKSENSTPAVAHPPDTFDPVLVDLTTFSSFSFWKSNYELYFPLPKTLENS, via the exons ATGTCGTG GAAATCTTTAGGGCGTTTGCTATCAGGAATTAAAGGAGCTTACAATGATATAAACCCTGCGACGTTAACTGGAGCCATTGATGTGATTGTTGTCGAACAAAAAGATGGTTCTTTCACGTGTGGACCGTTTCACGTTCGGTTCGGGAAACTAACAGCTTTCTCTCCAACGGATAAGGCTGTTGAAGTCTATGTCAATGGTGAATTTGTTGACTTTCTACAGATGTCTTTAGGAAGTGCCGGTGATGCATACTTTGTAGACTCTTCCGGTTCAACAACAGATGAATTCTTAACGGCAGATCCCAATGACTGTCCAGGATTCACATATGATGACCCATGGTCTGAGATTCCCGTGCGGCGTCATTCACGAAAGGTTCGACGGGACTCTGCAATGAGTGAACCGGGTACAGAATCTAACTCAATAAAAGAGGATATAGATGAATTATGTGGGACAAGTTACGAAGTTTCGTCTGATTGTGAAGCCTCAAGTGATAGGCTTAGAGACTCCCGAAAGTGTCGGAATTCTGTTGGTGATAAGTTTGGTTCTGACAGCCAGTTGGACGAAAGTTTAAAGGATACTGTAAGCAATTATAGTTACGATTGGAATCTGACGAAATATCAGCCACGTGGTAGCAGTTCCTGTGTCGTTAAAGATGTCACAAAAAGTGATGTACAAGACCCTCATCTAAAAAACTTTACACATGAAAAAGAAGTGTACCTGGAAGAACTAGTTACATCGGAAGTCGATCAAAATATTAAAGAGGTGTACATCTACCCCCCATCTCACGGAAATTTTCCATCTCAGTGTCAAGGATCATGCAACACTACTGACAGCAACTGTGTTGACTATGGTTATCGTTCCGACAACGAACACTCTCCGAGAAGCATGTCACCCATCCATCCCTATGATTTAAGTTTAAGACTCTCGTTGTGTGGTGGTTTATCTTCAGATAATCCTTGTTCTGAGGGGAAGTTTGTAGAGCACATAGTTTCTTATGAAGAATTTATACGTGACCCTAACACTATTTTATCTAATCCCAATCTTGTTGTTTACTTCAATGGACGTTATTGCAATTGGCAAGTAACTGCTCCTTCTATTGTCAGTTTACTTGCCTTTCAAACACAACTACCTTATCTGACTTTACAAAAGCTAGAAAACCAGTACCTACCCAAAAAGCAGTCTCGACGTACCTCATGGTTCAGCTGGGGTGCAAGTCAAACACGAACTGTTGCTACAAACTCCGTAATCCCTGCTAAAGAAGTCGATAATGTTGAAGAAAAACGGCTTGATTCCAGCTCACAACCACCTCAG GTACACACCACTCACAGAGTTACTAAAATCAACAGACTTTCTTCAAGTGAAGTATCCAGATTGAAACTCAAACCTGGACGAAATGATATTGAGTTTCGTGTCACCACAAAGTATCAAGGGACTTGCACATGTTCAGCTTCTATTTATTATTGGCATTGGTATGACAAAATAGTTGTTTCTGACGTTGATGGAACCATTACACGTAGTGATTTACTTGGACACTTGCTTCCTATGGTAGGTCGTGATTGGACACACTCTGGAGTTGCTCGACTGTACAACCGAGTTAAAAATAACGGTTATCAGTTCCTCTATCTTTCAGCCCGAGCTCTCGGACAAGCAGGTATAACTAGGAGCTATTTGAGACAAGTCGTTCAGGATTCATCATCCAGGTTGCcagatggaccaatactattgTCTCCGAATTCTCTTCTCCATGCCTTCCACCAAGAAGTCATTATTAATAAACCAGAAGTGTTTAAAACGAAATGCCTTCAAGATGTATGTTGCCTTTTTCCGAAGGGATCCTCTCCACTGTATGCGGGATTCGGTAACAAGGTTAACGATGTTTTCGCATATCAGAAAGCTGGGATCGAGCTTTGCCGAATATTCACAGTTAATCCACGAGGAGAAGTTCGTAATGAATATCAGTCCTTAAGAAGTACAAGTTACCATGAGTTGGGAGATTTAGTGGATCTTCACTTCCCACCTCTTTGTAAGTACCAGACTACGCATATACCACATCCTGTTGACTATCATTCTAGTTGTGTTATAAAGTCAGAAAATTCGACGCCAGCTGTTGCACATCCACCTGACACATTTGACCCCGTACTTGTTGATTTAACCACGTTCTCTAGTTTTTCGTTTTGGAAATCTAATTACGAATTATATTTTCCTCTTCCGAAAACACTGGAAAattcttga